The genomic DNA CCACGGAAACTGCCGCTACATCCTCCCACTGCCTGAGATCGGCAGCAATACGCACCGGATTAAATTCGCGGCGAACCAGCACTTCCAAGGAAACCTCCATGCTTTGCCGATTTGGATGCAGTTCGTGAAAAGGGACATTCTCATGCTCTTTAATCACTATTTTACGTATTTCCACTTTTTCTTGCTCTAAATAAGTCGAAATTTGCTCCAGCAATTGATGGGATGACAATCCGTACAATGTTATAAGATGAGCTTGTCGTCCACGCATATACCGCAATTCAACTTTGTTAAACACCCATAAGTTTAGAAATACAAGTACAGTCGCCGCAATAGATGGAAAATAAAAACCTGCCCCGACTCCAAGGCCAATGGCTGCTACGACCCAGATAGAGGCTGCTGTCGTTAAACCAGTGATGGACTTGCCTGTAAATATAATAGTTCCAGCGCCTAAAAAACCCACTCCCGTAATCACAGCCGTAGCCAAGCGAGCCGGATCAATACGTACATTTGCTTCCTTGATAAAATCGGCAAAGCCGTAAATGGAGAGCAGCATAATAAGCGTCGAGCCGAGACTGACCATAATATGAGTCCTCAAACCAGCCGCATGCTTTGAACGCTCGCGCTCAAAGCCAATGCATCCACCGAGGAGCATGGACAGCAAAAGCCGTAAAATGATATGCGAATTGTCTATAACCCAAGGATTATCCATAAAGCTCCCTTCTCCGGTTATGTTGTACTTCCCTCGCCGGGTTCGTGGTTTCTGTGCTAGTAAGGCTATTTGAGTGCTATTTCACGTTATGCAGGTGGTATGTGGTTAACTCCACGCCCGGAGCCACCTCCACCGCCGATACGGGGCGACAACCATGTTTTCGATAAAGGGCCACTGCAGGAGCATTTAAAGTTCCTGTAGTTACGATAAACAGCGGTATATGATGATATTCATTCAAAACATGCTTCATTAAGGAGTCGGCAATCCCTTTGCGAAAATGATCGGGATGAACCATCATACGTGTAAGAGTGAGCGAGTCGGGTGACTCAGACTGCACCGCCAGCGCCCCTAACAGGTCGCCCTCCTCAATCCAGCCATAAAATGTCTCTCCGCAGCTTCGCAGCGTATCAAACGTATCCAAAAGGGGTGGTATTGCATCAAAACCGATCCGCTCAGCCTCCAGCCTGTAGGCGATATGCTGAAGACGCCATATCTGACTGACCATTTCATCATCTTCCAATGGACATATGCTAATCATGCTGTATCCCTCCTTTTATTCAACAGGGCAGCTATATTACTGTTTTCTATAGGAAAACTCGTAGCATGTCATTGCGCTTCCAAATTCCATACAGCAACTCTAACAGGGCCTATACAAAAAGGGACCTGTCCCTATTAAGACAAGCCCCTTTCAAATCTATGCCATTAGCGGTTTAACACTTCGGTCAGCAGCTTGTTGGCGAGGCCAGGATTTGCTTTGCCCTTGCTCTCCTTCATTACTTGACCAACCAGGAATCCGATGGCCTTCTGCTTGCCAGCTTTGTAATCCTCAACCGACTGCGGGTTAGCCGCTACAACCTGCTCTACGATCGTCAGGATCGCACCCTCGTCGCTGATTTGCACAAGCCCTTTTTCTTCAACAATTTGCTGTGGCAGTTTATCACTCTCCAGCATTTCCTTGAAGACTGTTTTAGCAATTTTACTATTGATCGTTCCCTTCTCCAACAGCCCGATCATTTCACCCAAGCCCCGACCTGTCAGTTTAACCTGTGACAGCTCCACACCGACACTGTTTAAATAGCCGAGCAAATCCCCCATAATCCAGTTGGATACTGCTTTGGCATCCTTCGTGTATTGAAGACTATCCTCGAACAAATCCGCCAGTGGCTTGGAAGACGTAATGACCTGTGCATCATACTCAGGCAAACCATATTCCGAGGTGTAGCGTGCTTTACGTTGGTCAGGCAATTCAGGAATCGAAGCACGAATGCGTTCTTTCCATTCTGTATCAATATGCAGCGTAACAAGATCCGGGTCCGGGAAATAACGATAGTCATGCGCCTGTTCCTTACCGCGCATGGACAGGGTTTTGCCTTGAGCTTCATCCCAACGGCGTGTCTCCTGTACAATCGTTCCGCCTTCCTCCAGCGTCTGCTCCTGGCGGAACTGCTCATACTCCAATCCGCGCTGTACGCCACGGAAGGAGTTCATGTTTTTCAGCTCTGCTTTAGTACCCAACTCTTGCTGTCCATGCGGACGAAGGCTGATGTTCGCGTCGCAGCGAAGCGAGCCTTCCTCCATCTTCACATCGGATACGTCACAATACTGCATAATGGCACGTATCTTTTCCAAGTAAGCCTTGGCTTCCTCCGGTGAAGATATTTCCGGTTCCGAAACGATCTCGACCAACGGTGTACCGACACGGTTAAAATCAACCAAAGACGCATAGCCGCCATCGACGTGTGTTAATTTGCCTGCGTCCTCTTCCAGATGCAGTCGGGTAATACCGATACGCTTTGTCTCACCGTTCACTTCAATATCAATCCAGCCATGCTCGCCGATCGGCTGATCGTATTGCGAGATTTGGTAGGCCTTGGGTGAATCGGGGTAAAAATAGTTTTTGCGGTCAAACTTGCTCACATCAGCAATCGTACAATTAAGCGCCATCGCCGCTTTCATCGCATAATCAACGGCCTGACGGTTTAATACCGGCAGTACCCCCGGATGTCCAAGACAAATGGGACATGTGTGCGAGTTTGGCGGTGCTCCGAAGGATGTCGAGCATCCGCAAAATATTTTAGACTTCGTATGCAGTTCCACATGGACTTCCAGTCCGATGACCGTCTCATATTTGGATGTAGTTGTAGACATAAATAGGTTCCCTCCTTTTCGGCAAATTACAGCTGCGGACGCTGCTTGTGAAATTCGGTATTTTGTTCAAATGCATGCGCTACACGCAGCACGGAAGACTCGTCAAAGGCTTTTCCGATAATTTGCAGTCCAACCGGCAATCCATCTGCAAGACCACAAGGGATGCTGATGGCTGGCACTCCAGCCAAGCTCACCGGAATCGTCAAGATATCGTTTAAATACATCGTTAATGGATCATCCACTTGCGAACCGATTTTAAAAGCCGTGGTCGGCGCAGTAGGTCCAATAATGACATCATATTGTTCAAACACACGATCAAAATCCTGTTTGATCAGTGTACGCACTTTTTGAGCTTTCAAGTAGTAAGCATCATAGTACCCGGAACTCAGCGCATAGGTGCCCAGCATAATCCGGCGCTTCACCTCGGGGCCAAAGCCCTGCGTGCGGGATTGATGGTACAAATCCAGCAGGTTGTCTGGATTGTCTGCACGTACGCCATAGCGTACACCGTCAAAACGGGCCAGATTGGACGATGCTTCGGATGAAGCCAGCAGATAGTATGTGGCTACCGCATATTCGGTGTGCGGAAGAGAAACTTCTTCCCATACCGCGCCCAGTCCTTCCAGCGTTTTCAGTGCGTCCAGCACCTTTTCCTTGACCTGTGGATCGACACCCTCACCCAGATACTCCTTAGGTACAGCAATACGAAGCCCTTTTACATCTCCAGTCAAAGCGTTCAAGTAATCAGGAACGTCTACCTTCGCAGAAGTGGAGTCCTTCTGATCATAGCCTGCAATGGCTTGCAGGACGTACGCCGAATCCTGAACATTTTTCGTAATCGGTCCAATTTGGTCCAAAGAGGAAGCAAAGGCTACCAGGCCAAAACGTGATACCAGACCATAGGTTGGCTTCAAGCCCACTACGCCACAATAGGACGCAGGCTGGCGAATGGATCCACCTGTATCCGAGCCGAGAGTGAAATAAGCCTCGCCCGCGGCTACAGCCGCAGCCGAGCCGCCACTGGAGCCGCCGGGAACGCGTTCCAGATCCCAAGGATTTCGTGCCGGGAAGAAGCTAGAGTTCTCGTTAGAGCCGCCCATGGCGAATTCGTCCATGTTCATTTTGCCCAGTGTCACGGTTTGCGCCGTACGCAATTTGCCAACTACCGTTGCATCGTATACAGGATTAAAATTCTTCAAAAACTGACTGCCGCATGTTGTACGCAGCCCTTCTGTCACGATGTTATCCTTAATGCCGACTGGCAGGCCAAACAGCAACCCTCGTTCCTCTCCCGAGATCAGATGATCGTCCAGCTGACGTGCGGACGCACGTGCCTGCTCCTCGTCAATCGTAATGTAGGCCTTGATCTTGTCTTCCCGCGCACCAATCGTCTCCAGAGCGTGACCCACCAGGTCACTCACGGAAATTTCCTTTTGATGCAGCTTGTTATGTATTTCCGGCAATGTATGATCAAACAAGCTCAATTTGCATCCTCCTTTCAAATGTGAAATCTATTCCAGAACAGCAGGAACTTTAAACTGTCCGTCTTCTTCTTCAGGCGCATTGCGCATCACTTGCTCGTGTGTCAAACTTTCGCGAACTTCGTCGTCCCGCATGACATTGCTGACGTGCAGCACATGAGTGGTCGGTTTTACCTCTTCCGTATCCAACTCATTCAGCTTCTCCGCATAATGGAGAATGGCGTTCAATTGCCCTGTCATCGTGTCTTCCTCGGCTGCGGTCAGATTCAACCGGGACAGCTTGGCTACGTGACGGACATCTTCCGTGGAAATGTTCATACAAAAACCTCCTCGTGTATAAGAGGATTTTGCAAAAAAATTTTGCAAAATCCTGATATCAAAAATGCTGCACCGAACTTTGAAATAACGTTTTTAATTATAGGATAGAACCCTTTACAATTCAATCTTTGACGCGGTACAGAATCAAACTGTACAACCAAGCGGTAAATGTTGCTAAATGTATATAAAAAAAGCACCTCTCGGTGCTCTTTCGAAAAGCGATAGGAGCTAAGAACGTGCTAATTATATATTCTTAAAAAGAGTGGGCATTAGCCTCCACCTATATCCAAGCACGTAAATTGACTTGTCTAATAAAATCAGCCTGTGATAACAACTCTGTCGCGGTTTCTTCTTCCTCAGCCTCAACCGAATCAAGACCACCATTCATCACATGTCTGAACAGCTTCTCATTATGAGTAGCAAGGGCGTAATCTATCAGCGCTTCACGCTCAATTCGCTCGGCTTCCAGCTTCAAAATACTTTCTTC from Paenibacillus sp. FSL R10-2782 includes the following:
- a CDS encoding MgtC/SapB family protein, producing MDNPWVIDNSHIILRLLLSMLLGGCIGFERERSKHAAGLRTHIMVSLGSTLIMLLSIYGFADFIKEANVRIDPARLATAVITGVGFLGAGTIIFTGKSITGLTTAASIWVVAAIGLGVGAGFYFPSIAATVLVFLNLWVFNKVELRYMRGRQAHLITLYGLSSHQLLEQISTYLEQEKVEIRKIVIKEHENVPFHELHPNRQSMEVSLEVLVRREFNPVRIAADLRQWEDVAAVSVE
- a CDS encoding GNAT family N-acetyltransferase encodes the protein MISICPLEDDEMVSQIWRLQHIAYRLEAERIGFDAIPPLLDTFDTLRSCGETFYGWIEEGDLLGALAVQSESPDSLTLTRMMVHPDHFRKGIADSLMKHVLNEYHHIPLFIVTTGTLNAPAVALYRKHGCRPVSAVEVAPGVELTTYHLHNVK
- the gatB gene encoding Asp-tRNA(Asn)/Glu-tRNA(Gln) amidotransferase subunit GatB → MSTTTSKYETVIGLEVHVELHTKSKIFCGCSTSFGAPPNSHTCPICLGHPGVLPVLNRQAVDYAMKAAMALNCTIADVSKFDRKNYFYPDSPKAYQISQYDQPIGEHGWIDIEVNGETKRIGITRLHLEEDAGKLTHVDGGYASLVDFNRVGTPLVEIVSEPEISSPEEAKAYLEKIRAIMQYCDVSDVKMEEGSLRCDANISLRPHGQQELGTKAELKNMNSFRGVQRGLEYEQFRQEQTLEEGGTIVQETRRWDEAQGKTLSMRGKEQAHDYRYFPDPDLVTLHIDTEWKERIRASIPELPDQRKARYTSEYGLPEYDAQVITSSKPLADLFEDSLQYTKDAKAVSNWIMGDLLGYLNSVGVELSQVKLTGRGLGEMIGLLEKGTINSKIAKTVFKEMLESDKLPQQIVEEKGLVQISDEGAILTIVEQVVAANPQSVEDYKAGKQKAIGFLVGQVMKESKGKANPGLANKLLTEVLNR
- the gatA gene encoding Asp-tRNA(Asn)/Glu-tRNA(Gln) amidotransferase subunit GatA, whose amino-acid sequence is MSLFDHTLPEIHNKLHQKEISVSDLVGHALETIGAREDKIKAYITIDEEQARASARQLDDHLISGEERGLLFGLPVGIKDNIVTEGLRTTCGSQFLKNFNPVYDATVVGKLRTAQTVTLGKMNMDEFAMGGSNENSSFFPARNPWDLERVPGGSSGGSAAAVAAGEAYFTLGSDTGGSIRQPASYCGVVGLKPTYGLVSRFGLVAFASSLDQIGPITKNVQDSAYVLQAIAGYDQKDSTSAKVDVPDYLNALTGDVKGLRIAVPKEYLGEGVDPQVKEKVLDALKTLEGLGAVWEEVSLPHTEYAVATYYLLASSEASSNLARFDGVRYGVRADNPDNLLDLYHQSRTQGFGPEVKRRIMLGTYALSSGYYDAYYLKAQKVRTLIKQDFDRVFEQYDVIIGPTAPTTAFKIGSQVDDPLTMYLNDILTIPVSLAGVPAISIPCGLADGLPVGLQIIGKAFDESSVLRVAHAFEQNTEFHKQRPQL
- the gatC gene encoding Asp-tRNA(Asn)/Glu-tRNA(Gln) amidotransferase subunit GatC, which encodes MNISTEDVRHVAKLSRLNLTAAEEDTMTGQLNAILHYAEKLNELDTEEVKPTTHVLHVSNVMRDDEVRESLTHEQVMRNAPEEEDGQFKVPAVLE